In Trichoderma atroviride chromosome 2, complete sequence, one DNA window encodes the following:
- a CDS encoding uncharacterized protein (EggNog:ENOG41): protein MPSEEPNTCKRAAAATLHQPHHTTTAATYPGPIHWSHISDDIFTIICILCLSQVPRAAPPTVCWPTDCGHRHSTDPFTDYIMSISTTFKPSPLGLGSPPSVRNSPFRRGESPASPSPLRHITPTTSPTKAAATTPNGTSRFARPTTPTRDPSEAKEEEKTPAMTTPTRASPPSWKAGSKLAVGGSLGGSNALSQLQPTQVRTLRDGFQILDRDCDGVVNREDVADMLGQLGLPSGSSDIGRFFPPSKPQTITLAAFLNSLAESLALLSPNTELLSAFSAFDEDDSGQIDWAELRDALLNTPPEAGQSALSAAEVDKVVEGFTGRRAFNRNMNAHLSARRGEVFKYQEFVHSIMGSNGGAEGGAHEGEEQ from the exons ATGCCGTCTGAAGAGCCCAACACGTGCAAgcgcgctgctgccgccacaCTCCACCAGCCACACCACACCACTACTGCTGCAA CATATCCAGGGCCAATCCACTGGTCCCATATCTCTGACGACATTTTCACGATCATCTGCATTCTGTGCCTCAGCCAAGTACCCAGAGCAGCTCCGCCTACCGTTTGCTGGCCAACCGATTGCGGGCACCGTCACAGCACAGATCCCTTTACCGATTACATTATG TCCATCTCGACAACGTTCAAGCCCTCTCCCCTGGGCCTCGGATCGCCTCCCAGCGTTCGAAACTCTCCATTCCGAAGGGGCGAATCTCCGGCTTCGCCTTCACCCCTCCGACACATAACACCCACGACTTCGCCTAccaaagccgccgccacaaCACCCAACGGCACGTCGAGGTTTGCGAGGCCAACGACGCCAACCAGGGATCCATCTGaggccaaggaagaagagaaaacgcCAGCCATGACTACTCCTACAAGGGCATCGCCACCGTCGTGGAAGGCTGGGTCAAAGCTGGCGGTGGGCGGCTCCTTGGGCGGTAGCAATGCTCTCTCACAGCTTCAGCCGACTCAAGTTAGGACATTGAGGGATGGATTTCAGATCTTGGATCGGGACTGCGACGGAGTGGTCAATAGAGAAGACGTTGCCGACATGCTCGGTCAGCTTG GTCTCCCTTCAGGCTCCTCCGACATAGGACGCTTCTTTCCGCCGTCGAAACCGCAAACCATCACGCTAGCCGCTTTCCTCAACTCGCTGGCGGAGTCCTTGGCTCTGCTGTCACCAAACACCGAGCTCTTATCTGCGTTTTcggcctttgacgaggacgacaGCGGTCAGATCGACTGGGCGGAGCTGAGGGATGCTCTGCTCAACACACCGCCAGAAGCCGGGCAGTCAGCACTCAGCGCTGCAGAGGTGGACAAGGTGGTCGAGGGGTTCACGGGCCGGCGAGCCTTCAACCGCAACATGAATGCGCACTTATCGGCACGACGGGGTGAAGTGTTTAAATACCAGGAATTCGTCCACTCAATCATGGGCTCCAACGGCGGGGCCGAGGGAGGGGCACATGAAGGAGAGGAGCAgtga
- a CDS encoding uncharacterized protein (EggNog:ENOG41~BUSCO:EOG092D2QY5) encodes MAAALPYASRSNGASSSNVSLPHHRRTSLSSFPPSRSPSQMSFHSRPSRSPQPPMAETDRTSDPSMKSKASSIGPSSQHSSLSAARRTNEGSYPQKRVRSQYPRGSDANHVEYILVASFDIDRGPVMEHQYPVAITGDENMLAELMLPDQAHARNQDWTMFFLHKDSSPEDEDDERKAKARRRARRQRRRDKEAGLVPEGETESEEDSEGSEDDLDEDDDESSDDEPDGAEGPPLIYVLNLVNTKHDKTVKRGAIVKAMAICTRHPFLHIYKPLLLLALEEYYKSPVPETLSMLYDAVNNMDLSLMPRLSLLERNLLLASDNKDLFVEKFERIIQMRMTEERAETATEGSGEITSGISRAGTKAHVEGGGQSTYSVARDTHEFESKVMYKGIPIPIKVPTAVMPETVGDFSLIKLIQNFSEAHAKSPQPFPLHPHLTTNGVNTHPIIVLINGLLTQKRVIFLGHNMPSGDVAEAVLAACALVSGGILRGFTRHAFPYTDLTKVEDLLNVPGFIAGVTNPTFELHPEWWDVLCDLPSGRIKISSKIEMAPVTEGLIYFQQQHPSLANTASGVSNNAQDLTGDAAFMSDILRSIAARHGERVIRAKWRDWVNRFTRIAAQFEESVYSASALYIGGQDQDLALPGASGHGYVWADDTAKFKELAGNVTRIEGWRNTRSYYSYIQDLARIYTVRPLKGLDLAHMHDRLRMQRLTPSQSKDIYLTLSKHIHSYEEICLLLDVAPESHAGLFYIALGLFHKDREVRIRTADLLERISDHEAGQHWWKSLSQFEKLAYKRIRREAETEMKFKTEKEGLVLSPVMEKMIS; translated from the exons atggcggcggctctTCCCTACGCCTCTCGTTCAAACGGTGCAAGCAGCTCAAACGTTTCGCTGCCTCATCACCGCCGTACCTCGCTCTCCTCATTCCCCCCGTCGCGCTCTCCATCGCAAATGTCCTTTCACTCGCGCCCATCAAGGTCACCGCAGCCCCCCATGGCCGAAACCGACCGGACTTCGGACCCGAGCATGAAGTCCAAAGCTTCTTCCATCGGGCCATCTTCACAGCACTCGTCTCTCTCGGCAGCACGCCGAACGAACGAAGGGTCGTACCCTCAGAAGCGAGTTCGATCACAATATCCTCGTGGATCAGACGCCAACCATGTCGAGTACATCTTGGTGGCATCGTTTGATATTGACCGTGGTCCAGTCATGGAGCATCAGTACCCGGTCGCCATCACTGGGGATGAAAACATGTTGGCTGAGCTGATGCTTCCAGACCAGGCCCACGCGCGTAATCAGGATTGGACCATGTTCTTCCTCCACAAAGATTCATCGccagaagacgaagatgatgaacgCAAGGCTAaagcaaggagaagagctCGAAGGCAGAGGCGCCGAGATAAAGAAGCGGGGCTGGTCCCTGAGGGCGAGACTGAGTCTGAAGAAGATTCAGAGGGGAGCGAAGATGATttggatgaggacgacgacgagtccTCAGACGACGAGCCAGACGGTGCAGAGGGTCCCCCACTCATCTATGTGCTCAACTTGGTCAATACCAAGCACGATAAAACAGTGAAACGAGGAGCCATTGTCAAGGCGATGGCTATTTGCACGAGACATCCCTTTTTGCATATATACAAG CCGCTTCTACTCCTCGCGTTAGAGGAGTATTATAAATCACCAGTGCCTGAGACTCTATCCATGTTGTATGACGCGGTCAATAACATGGACTTGTCTCTTATGCCCAGGCTAAGCTTGCTTGAGAGAAACCTGTTGCTTGCAAGCGACAATAAAGACTTATTTGTCGAAAAGTTTGAGCGTATAATCCAGATGCGTATGACTGAGGAGAGGGCCGAAACCGCCACTGAGGGATCTGGCGAGATCACCAGCGGCATCTCGAGGGCCGGCACCAAGGCTCACGTCGAGGGCGGCGGGCAGTCGACGTATTCCGTGGCCAGAGATACCCATGAATTTGAGAGCAAGGTCATGTATAAGGGCATTCCTATCCCTATCAAAGTACCTACCGCTGTCATGCCGGAGACTGTGGGCGACTTCTCGCTCATCAAGTTGATACAAAACTTTTCAGAGGCTCATGCCAAGTCTCCGCAGCCGTTTCCACTACATCCCCACCTGACGACGAACGGAGTCAATACGCATCCCATCATTGTGCTGATCAACGGGCTACTCACCCAGAAAAGAGTCATTTTTCTGGGCCACAATATGCCTTCTGGGGATGTGGCTGAAGCGGTCCTTGCAGCATGTGCCCTTGTGTCTGGTGGCATCCTCCGGGGATTCACCCGGCATGCTTTCCCCTATACTGACTTGACGAAAGTCGAAGATCTGCTCAACGTGCCGGGGTTTATTGCTGGTGTTACCAATCCTACCTTTGAGCTTCATCCAGAATGGTGGGACGTCCTGTGCGATTTGCCCAGCGGCCGCATCAAGATTAGTAGCAAGATTGAGATGGCACCAGTTACTGAAGGGTTGATTTactttcagcagcagcatcccaGTCTCGCAAACACTGCCAGCGGAGTCTCCAATAATGCGCAGGACCTGACGGGCGACGCGGCCTTTATGTCGGACATTCTTAGGAGTATTGCGGCAAGGCACGGTGAGCGGGTCATCCGGGCGAAGTGGCGAGATTGGGTGAACAGATTCACGAGAATTGCGGCCCAGTTTGAAGAGAGTGTGTATAGCGCATCTGCTCTGTATATCGGAGGTCAAGACCAGGACCTGGCGTTGCCGGGGGCCAGTGGCCATGGATACGTGTGGGCGGACGATACTGCAAAGTTTAAGGAGCTGGCCGGCAATGTGACGAGAATTGAGGGCTGGCGTAACACACGCAGCTACTACAGCTATATTCAG GACCTCGCACGGATATACACTGTTCGTCCGTTAAAAGGGCTGGATTTGGCTCACATGCATGACCGTCTTCGCATGCAGCGCCTAACACCTTCACAGAGCAAAGACATCTACCTCACGCTATCCAAACATATCCACTCCTATGAGGAGATATGCCTGCTTCTCGACGTAGCGCCTGAGTCGCACGCCGGGCTGTTCTACATTGCGCTGGGGCTGTTCCACAAGGACCGCGAAGTGCGCATCAGGACGGCTGATTTGCTCGAGCGAATATCCGACCATGAAGCTGGGCAGCACTGGTGGAAGAGCCTCAGCCAGTTTGAGAAGTTGGCGTATAAGCGGATCCGTCGCGAGGCTGAGACGGAGATGAAGTTTAAGACGGAGAAGGAAGGGCTTGTTTTGAGTCCTGTtatggagaagatgattaGCTAA